The Globicephala melas chromosome 20, mGloMel1.2, whole genome shotgun sequence genome contains a region encoding:
- the ALDH3A2 gene encoding aldehyde dehydrogenase family 3 member A2, producing the protein MEREVQRVRAAFGSGRSRPLTFRRRQLEALRAMVQERERDILAAIAADLSKSEFNAYSQEVITVLGEIELVLEKLPEWAAAKPAQKNLVTMLDEAYVQPEPLGVVLIIGAWNYPFVLTIQPLIGAIAAGNAVIIKPSEVSENTAKALATLLPQYLDQDLYAVVNGGVEETTELLKQRFDHILYTGNTTVGKIVMEAAAKHLTPVTLELGGKSPCYVDKDCDLDVACRRIAWGKYMNCGQTCIAPDYVLCEPSLQDLIVRKVKEAVKEFYGENVKASPDYERIINLRHFKRIRGLLEGQKIAFGGETDEATRYIAPTILTDVDPKTKVMQEEIFGPILPIVPVKNAEEAIQFINEREKPLAFYVFSHNTKLIKQMIDRTSSGGVTGNDVIMHFMLSSLPFGGVGSSGMGAYHGKHSFDTFSHQRPCLLKSLKREGANKLRYPPNSQSKVDWAKLFFLKRLNRGKLGLLLLALLGVVVAALMKAGCY; encoded by the exons ATGGAGCGCGAGGTGCAGCGGGTTCGCGCGGCGTTCGGGTCCGGCCGCTCGCGCCCCCTGACGTTCCGGCGGCGGCAGCTCGAGGCCCTGCGCGCGATGGTGCAGGAGCGCGAGAGGGACATCCTGGCGGCCATCGCCGCCGACCTGAGCAAG AGCGAATTCAACGCATACAGTCAAGAAGTCATCACCGTGCTTGGGGAAATTGAGCTTGTGCTGGAGAAGCTTCCTGAATGGGCCGCTGCTAAACCAGCTCAGAAGAACCTGGTCACCATGCTGGACGAGGCCTACGTCCAGCCAGAGCCCCTGGGAGTCGTGCTGATCATCGGAGCTTGGAACTACCCCTTTGTCCTCACCATCCAGCCTCTGATAGGAGCCATCGCTGCAG gAAATGCTGTGATTATCAAGCCTTCTGAAGTAAGTGAAAATACAGCCAAGGCCTTGGCTACGCTCCTCCCTCAGTACTTAGACCAG GACCTGTACGCGGTTGTTAATGGTGGCGTCGAGGAAACCACGGAGCTTCTGAAGCAGCGATTTGACCACATTCTCTACACGGGAAACACCACTGTTGGAAAAATTGTCATGGAAGCCGCCGCCAAGCATCTGACCCCGGTGACCCTTGAACTGGGAGGGAAGAGTCCGTGTTACGTTGACAAAGACTGTGACCTGGACGTTGCCTGCAG ACGCATCGCCTGGGGCAAGTACATGAACTGCGGCCAGACCTGCATCGCCCCCGACTACGTGCTCTGCGAGCCGTCCCTCCAGGACCTGATCGTGCGGAAGGTGAAGGAGGCCGTGAAG GAATTTTATGGAGAAAACGTAAAAGCATCCCCCGACTATGAAAGGATCATCAACCTTCGTCATTTCAAGAGGATACGAGGTTTGCTTGAAGGACAGAAGATAGCTTTTGGCGGGGAGACCGATGAGGCCACACGCTACATAG CCCCAACGATACTCACTGATGTGGATCCTAAAACCAAAGTGATGCAAGAGGAAATTTTTGGACCAATTCTTCCAATAGTGCCTGTGAAGAATGCAGAAGAAGCCATACAGTTCATAAATGAACGCGAAAAGCCCCTGGCTTTCTACGTGTTTTCTCATAACACTAAG CTCATCAAGCAAATGATCGACAGGACGTCCAGCGGGGGCGTCACGGGCAATGACGTCATCATGCACTTCATGCTCAGCTCCCTGCCCTTCGGAGGCGTGG GGTCCAGTGGGATGGGAGCGTATCACGGAAAACACAGTTTCGATACTTTTTCGCATCAGCGTCCCTGTTTATTAAAAAGCCTGAAGCGAGAAGGCGCAAACAAACTCCGGTATCCTCCCAATAGCCAGTCGAAGGTGGACTGGGCCAAACTGTTCTTCCTGAAACGGCTCAACAGAGGGAAACTCGGGCTTCTGCTGCTTGCCCTCCTGGGCGTCGTGGTGGCGGCGCTCATGAAG GCTGGATGCTACTGA